One genomic segment of Musa acuminata AAA Group cultivar baxijiao chromosome BXJ3-3, Cavendish_Baxijiao_AAA, whole genome shotgun sequence includes these proteins:
- the LOC103978662 gene encoding uncharacterized protein LOC103978662 isoform X2, which translates to MMSGKVLLTYKRKRFSANANPANVVKADSSVKTVGEHCFRCDSVDINENLLVCHSCSGSYHLRCIDSSLKNVSEDRWLCPPCIERCDSEISIQHQSYQTGKTTENRSIGESETGAIKLHTQKVLSSSGPSEISSRNGSPSPVDPSMENIVNRASANDLGIESGSACRVGEETLRSQSTNLETVGRSSSLHLKTWTERNTSSRFSEDCASMVVSSDKRSGKILNDEYPKGNTKNFLITFRRRVKKKRDVVSSSTTRNSSAEDKQSSMVTSRSHELGNNCRCSDSTFLLEADGPSRLHALQEDMHDVNKDAGLGPKLSGQGTADKCEEPCQPKPDVAPQGTTSLQYSERVLQCQSDKCTGMPTSDLSKDPTHKSKQSEMAKTGTSIRGEEGNELFTKERGHVGGAELLVVPVVSTHLTSSNPTRPLVDAMAENFLESQRPSAQNCALGRMDEETDGRAKGLQWMETLDKSHQETTKETKSSILINKNSTNCTIASSGRASTAYPVNSSTKIQVNQDVSRECIDRASRLQERLLVTKSNNSIYEKQQRERASHNSMYTDFADQSLILNSEVLSVSMNDIRGMPLPLDLNFKDTVEGYNRQHRWDSMGENASVSRQKQVCENDMNGSRMPKESSLLDNFKRFSDEWSEEELDVLWIGVRRHGLNNWNDILRDPKLCFLKSRVAEDLALQWDKEQIKLLNGTLYHPERPSVLDLSRPLGTDDTCWRKATGRNLYCEKVVSSYLEFPTQRTETKLSLGDVYVQSEKNIKKNVVPNISGLSIANPHGIRNSMAGPFIGSNLIGSVNPRADIRHQNAFKTQGTRYDCESSTSPQKSVERGGHEQRSSANSTLPHWLKEVLTVPQRRSSLPLPSGVSSLNPGSIINYDERVTAFQSAVETALPKDPRGRGILKRKSKASSNHANRVKVLDNSVSVDDTLLQKRLSSLPNLGLTPLKPASANTGSGPSHVLDLNNKSPDPTGPSNLVVIDSDVSSEETISDDQSSRW; encoded by the exons ATGATGAGCGGCAAGGTGCTCCTAACTTACAAGCGGAAGCGCTTTTCAGCCAATGCAAATCCTGCTAATGTTGTCAAAGCTGATTCGTCCGTCAAGACTGTGGGGGAG CATTGCTTTCGGTGTGATTCTGTTGACATAAATGAGAATCTGCTGGTGTGCCATAGCTGCTCTGGGAGCTATCATCTTCGATGCATTGACTCCTCTTTGAAG AATGTATCTGAAGATAGGTGGCTATGCCCTCCTTGTATTGAAAGATGCGATTCCGAGATATCTATACAACACCAATCTTATCAGACTGGCAAAACAACAGAAAACAGAAGTATTGGGGAATCTGAGACAGGTGCAATCAAACTGCATACCCAAAAAGTGCTTTCGAGTTCAGGACCATCTGAAATCAGCTCTAGGAATGGAAGCCCCTCCCCAGTAGACCCATCTATGGAGAACATAGTCAATCGGGCATCCGCAAATGACTTGGGTATAGAATCTGGTTCTGCATGCCGAGTTGGTGAAGAGACTTTGAGATCTCAGTCAACAAATTTGGAGACTGTAGGAAGATCAAGTTCCTTGCATTTGAAAACTTGGACCGAAAGGAATACTAGTTCCAGATTCTCAGAGGACTGTGCCTCCATGGTAGTCAGTTCAGATAAAAGAAGTGGAAAAATATTGAATGATGAGTATCCAAAAGGGAACACTAAGAATTTCTTAATTACATTTCGTAGAAGAGTGAAAAAGAAACGGGATGTAGTCAGTTCATCAACCACAAGGAATTCAAGTGCTGAAGACAAGCAGAGTTCAATGGTGACTTCTAGGAGCCATGAATTAGGAAATAATTGTAGATGTTCAGATTCAACTTTCTTGTTGGAAGCAGATGGGCCTAGCCGACTGCATGCTCTTCAAGAGGAT ATGCATGACGTCAATAAAGATGCCGGGCTAGGGCCTAAGCTTTCTGGACAAGg CACTGCAGACAAATGCGAAGAACCATGTCAACCAAAACCAGACGTTGCTCCTCAGGGTACAACTTCTTTACAATATTCAGAACGTGTTCTTCAGTGTCAATCTGATAAATGCACGGGGATGCCTACAAGTGATTTAAGCAAAGACCCTACACACAAAAGCAAGCAATCAGAGATGGCCAAAACTGGGACATCCATACGAGGGGAAGAGGGAAATGAATTATTTACAAAGGAGAGAGGTCATGTAGGAGGGGCGGAGCTGTTGGTTGTCCCAGTGGTTTCAACTCATCTTACGAGCTCAAACCCAACTAGACCACTTGTGGATGCTATGGCTGAGAACTTTCTGGAGTCACAAAGACCATCAGCTCAAAATTGTGCTCTAGGTAGGATGGATGAGGAAACTGATGGTCGAGCCAAAGGATTGCAGTGGATGGAAACGCTTGATAAATCACATCAGGAGACCACAAAAGAAACAAAGTCATCCATTCTTATTAATAAAAACAGTACCAATTGCACAATAGCATCAAGTGGAAGGGCTTCCACAGCTTACCCAGTTAATTCATCTACAAAGATTCAGGTCAATCAG GATGTATCCAGAGAATGCATTGATCGGGCATCCCGATTACAGGAACGACTCTTGGTGACAAAGTCAAATAACTCTATTTATGAAAAACAACAGCGTGAGAGGGCATCACACAACTCTATGTATACTGATTTTGCAGATCAGTCTCTTATATTGAATTCTGAAGTGCTTAGTGTTTCCATGAATGATATCCGAGGTATGCCATtgccattagatttgaatttcaaGGACACTGTTGAGGGATACAATAGGCAACACAGATGGGACAGCATGGGTGAGAATGCATCTGTATCCAGACAAAAGCAGGTGTGTGAGAATGATATGAATGGCTCACGGATGCCAAAAGAAAGCTCTTTGCTGGACAACTTTAAGAGGTTCTCAGATGAATGGTCAGAAGAAGAATTAGATGTTCTTTGGATTGGCGTGAGAAGACACGGATtaaacaattggaatgatatCTTAAGGGATCCAAAATTATGTTTCTTAAAATCGAGGGTTGCAGAAGACTTGGCCTTGCAGTGGGATAAAGAACAAATTAAGCTTCTTAATGGTACACTTTATCATCCAGAAAGACCTTCAGTATTAGATCTTTCAAGGCCTCTTGGAACAGATGACACATGCTGGAGAAAAGCAACAGGTAGGAATTTGTATTGTGAGAAAGTTgtttcatcatatttggaatttcCGACACAGAGAACAGAAACTAAACTTTCTCTTGGAGATGTATATGTTCAGAGTGAGAAAAACATCAAGAAAAATGTAGTACCCAATATATCAGGTTTATCCATAGCTAATCCTCACGGAATTAGAAATTCAATGGCAGGTCCTTTCATAGGCAGTAACCTCATAGGTTCTGTTAACCCAAGGGCAGACATCAGACATCAGAATGCTTTCAAAACACAAGGCACCAGGTACGACTGCGAATCATCTACTTCACCTCAAAAATCAGTTGAAAGAGGAGGACATGAGCAAAGATCTTCTGCAAATAGTACTCTCCCTCATTGGCTCAAAGAAGTGTTGACTGTGCCTCAAAGGCGAAGTAGTTTGCCATTGCCTTCTGGAGTTTCAAGCTTGAATCCTGGAAGCATTATTAATTATGATGAGCGAGTTACTGCTTTTCAGAGTGCCGTGGAAACTGCTCTGCCTAAAGATCCCCGTGGACGGGGAATATTGAAGAGGAAGAGCAAGGCCTCTAGTAATCATGCCAACAGGGTAAAGGTGTTGGATAACTCAGTATCGGTGGATGATACCTTGTTGCAGAAAAGATTATCCTCACTACCAAATCTAGGATTGACCCCACTGAAACCAGCATCTGCTAATACTGGTTCTGGACCAAGTCATGTCTTGGATCTAAACAACAAAAGTCCTGATCCCACTGGACCGAGTAACTTGGTGGTTATCGACAGCGATGTATCTTCCGAGGAAACCATATCAGATGATCAGAGCAGTAGGTGGTAA
- the LOC103978662 gene encoding uncharacterized protein LOC103978662 isoform X1 encodes MMSGKVLLTYKRKRFSANANPANVVKADSSVKTVGEHCFRCDSVDINENLLVCHSCSGSYHLRCIDSSLKNVSEDRWLCPPCIERCDSEISIQHQSYQTGKTTENRSIGESETGAIKLHTQKVLSSSGPSEISSRNGSPSPVDPSMENIVNRASANDLGIESGSACRVGEETLRSQSTNLETVGRSSSLHLKTWTERNTSSRFSEDCASMVVSSDKRSGKILNDEYPKGNTKNFLITFRRRVKKKRDVVSSSTTRNSSAEDKQSSMVTSRSHELGNNCRCSDSTFLLEADGPSRLHALQEDMHDVNKDAGLGPKLSGQGSTADKCEEPCQPKPDVAPQGTTSLQYSERVLQCQSDKCTGMPTSDLSKDPTHKSKQSEMAKTGTSIRGEEGNELFTKERGHVGGAELLVVPVVSTHLTSSNPTRPLVDAMAENFLESQRPSAQNCALGRMDEETDGRAKGLQWMETLDKSHQETTKETKSSILINKNSTNCTIASSGRASTAYPVNSSTKIQVNQDVSRECIDRASRLQERLLVTKSNNSIYEKQQRERASHNSMYTDFADQSLILNSEVLSVSMNDIRGMPLPLDLNFKDTVEGYNRQHRWDSMGENASVSRQKQVCENDMNGSRMPKESSLLDNFKRFSDEWSEEELDVLWIGVRRHGLNNWNDILRDPKLCFLKSRVAEDLALQWDKEQIKLLNGTLYHPERPSVLDLSRPLGTDDTCWRKATGRNLYCEKVVSSYLEFPTQRTETKLSLGDVYVQSEKNIKKNVVPNISGLSIANPHGIRNSMAGPFIGSNLIGSVNPRADIRHQNAFKTQGTRYDCESSTSPQKSVERGGHEQRSSANSTLPHWLKEVLTVPQRRSSLPLPSGVSSLNPGSIINYDERVTAFQSAVETALPKDPRGRGILKRKSKASSNHANRVKVLDNSVSVDDTLLQKRLSSLPNLGLTPLKPASANTGSGPSHVLDLNNKSPDPTGPSNLVVIDSDVSSEETISDDQSSRW; translated from the exons ATGATGAGCGGCAAGGTGCTCCTAACTTACAAGCGGAAGCGCTTTTCAGCCAATGCAAATCCTGCTAATGTTGTCAAAGCTGATTCGTCCGTCAAGACTGTGGGGGAG CATTGCTTTCGGTGTGATTCTGTTGACATAAATGAGAATCTGCTGGTGTGCCATAGCTGCTCTGGGAGCTATCATCTTCGATGCATTGACTCCTCTTTGAAG AATGTATCTGAAGATAGGTGGCTATGCCCTCCTTGTATTGAAAGATGCGATTCCGAGATATCTATACAACACCAATCTTATCAGACTGGCAAAACAACAGAAAACAGAAGTATTGGGGAATCTGAGACAGGTGCAATCAAACTGCATACCCAAAAAGTGCTTTCGAGTTCAGGACCATCTGAAATCAGCTCTAGGAATGGAAGCCCCTCCCCAGTAGACCCATCTATGGAGAACATAGTCAATCGGGCATCCGCAAATGACTTGGGTATAGAATCTGGTTCTGCATGCCGAGTTGGTGAAGAGACTTTGAGATCTCAGTCAACAAATTTGGAGACTGTAGGAAGATCAAGTTCCTTGCATTTGAAAACTTGGACCGAAAGGAATACTAGTTCCAGATTCTCAGAGGACTGTGCCTCCATGGTAGTCAGTTCAGATAAAAGAAGTGGAAAAATATTGAATGATGAGTATCCAAAAGGGAACACTAAGAATTTCTTAATTACATTTCGTAGAAGAGTGAAAAAGAAACGGGATGTAGTCAGTTCATCAACCACAAGGAATTCAAGTGCTGAAGACAAGCAGAGTTCAATGGTGACTTCTAGGAGCCATGAATTAGGAAATAATTGTAGATGTTCAGATTCAACTTTCTTGTTGGAAGCAGATGGGCCTAGCCGACTGCATGCTCTTCAAGAGGAT ATGCATGACGTCAATAAAGATGCCGGGCTAGGGCCTAAGCTTTCTGGACAAGg TAGCACTGCAGACAAATGCGAAGAACCATGTCAACCAAAACCAGACGTTGCTCCTCAGGGTACAACTTCTTTACAATATTCAGAACGTGTTCTTCAGTGTCAATCTGATAAATGCACGGGGATGCCTACAAGTGATTTAAGCAAAGACCCTACACACAAAAGCAAGCAATCAGAGATGGCCAAAACTGGGACATCCATACGAGGGGAAGAGGGAAATGAATTATTTACAAAGGAGAGAGGTCATGTAGGAGGGGCGGAGCTGTTGGTTGTCCCAGTGGTTTCAACTCATCTTACGAGCTCAAACCCAACTAGACCACTTGTGGATGCTATGGCTGAGAACTTTCTGGAGTCACAAAGACCATCAGCTCAAAATTGTGCTCTAGGTAGGATGGATGAGGAAACTGATGGTCGAGCCAAAGGATTGCAGTGGATGGAAACGCTTGATAAATCACATCAGGAGACCACAAAAGAAACAAAGTCATCCATTCTTATTAATAAAAACAGTACCAATTGCACAATAGCATCAAGTGGAAGGGCTTCCACAGCTTACCCAGTTAATTCATCTACAAAGATTCAGGTCAATCAG GATGTATCCAGAGAATGCATTGATCGGGCATCCCGATTACAGGAACGACTCTTGGTGACAAAGTCAAATAACTCTATTTATGAAAAACAACAGCGTGAGAGGGCATCACACAACTCTATGTATACTGATTTTGCAGATCAGTCTCTTATATTGAATTCTGAAGTGCTTAGTGTTTCCATGAATGATATCCGAGGTATGCCATtgccattagatttgaatttcaaGGACACTGTTGAGGGATACAATAGGCAACACAGATGGGACAGCATGGGTGAGAATGCATCTGTATCCAGACAAAAGCAGGTGTGTGAGAATGATATGAATGGCTCACGGATGCCAAAAGAAAGCTCTTTGCTGGACAACTTTAAGAGGTTCTCAGATGAATGGTCAGAAGAAGAATTAGATGTTCTTTGGATTGGCGTGAGAAGACACGGATtaaacaattggaatgatatCTTAAGGGATCCAAAATTATGTTTCTTAAAATCGAGGGTTGCAGAAGACTTGGCCTTGCAGTGGGATAAAGAACAAATTAAGCTTCTTAATGGTACACTTTATCATCCAGAAAGACCTTCAGTATTAGATCTTTCAAGGCCTCTTGGAACAGATGACACATGCTGGAGAAAAGCAACAGGTAGGAATTTGTATTGTGAGAAAGTTgtttcatcatatttggaatttcCGACACAGAGAACAGAAACTAAACTTTCTCTTGGAGATGTATATGTTCAGAGTGAGAAAAACATCAAGAAAAATGTAGTACCCAATATATCAGGTTTATCCATAGCTAATCCTCACGGAATTAGAAATTCAATGGCAGGTCCTTTCATAGGCAGTAACCTCATAGGTTCTGTTAACCCAAGGGCAGACATCAGACATCAGAATGCTTTCAAAACACAAGGCACCAGGTACGACTGCGAATCATCTACTTCACCTCAAAAATCAGTTGAAAGAGGAGGACATGAGCAAAGATCTTCTGCAAATAGTACTCTCCCTCATTGGCTCAAAGAAGTGTTGACTGTGCCTCAAAGGCGAAGTAGTTTGCCATTGCCTTCTGGAGTTTCAAGCTTGAATCCTGGAAGCATTATTAATTATGATGAGCGAGTTACTGCTTTTCAGAGTGCCGTGGAAACTGCTCTGCCTAAAGATCCCCGTGGACGGGGAATATTGAAGAGGAAGAGCAAGGCCTCTAGTAATCATGCCAACAGGGTAAAGGTGTTGGATAACTCAGTATCGGTGGATGATACCTTGTTGCAGAAAAGATTATCCTCACTACCAAATCTAGGATTGACCCCACTGAAACCAGCATCTGCTAATACTGGTTCTGGACCAAGTCATGTCTTGGATCTAAACAACAAAAGTCCTGATCCCACTGGACCGAGTAACTTGGTGGTTATCGACAGCGATGTATCTTCCGAGGAAACCATATCAGATGATCAGAGCAGTAGGTGGTAA
- the LOC103978662 gene encoding uncharacterized protein LOC103978662 isoform X3, protein MMSGKVLLTYKRKRFSANANPANVVKADSSVKTVGEHCFRCDSVDINENLLVCHSCSGSYHLRCIDSSLKNVSEDRWLCPPCIERCDSEISIQHQSYQTGKTTENRSIGESETGAIKLHTQKVLSSSGPSEISSRNGSPSPVDPSMENIVNRASANDLGIESGSACRVGEETLRSQSTNLETVGRSSSLHLKTWTERNTSSRFSEDCASMVVSSDKRSGKILNDEYPKGNTKNFLITFRRRVKKKRDVVSSSTTRNSSAEDKQSSMVTSRSHELGNNCRCSDSTFLLEADGPSRLHALQEDMHDVNKDAGLGPKLSGQGSTADKCEEPCQPKPDVAPQGTTSLQYSERVLQCQSDKCTGMPTSDLSKDPTHKSKQSEMAKTGTSIRGEEGNELFTKERGHVGGAELLVVPVVSTHLTSSNPTRPLVDAMAENFLESQRPSAQNCALGRMDEETDGRAKGLQWMETLDKSHQETTKETKSSILINKNSTNCTIASSGRASTAYPVNSSTKIQDVSRECIDRASRLQERLLVTKSNNSIYEKQQRERASHNSMYTDFADQSLILNSEVLSVSMNDIRGMPLPLDLNFKDTVEGYNRQHRWDSMGENASVSRQKQVCENDMNGSRMPKESSLLDNFKRFSDEWSEEELDVLWIGVRRHGLNNWNDILRDPKLCFLKSRVAEDLALQWDKEQIKLLNGTLYHPERPSVLDLSRPLGTDDTCWRKATGRNLYCEKVVSSYLEFPTQRTETKLSLGDVYVQSEKNIKKNVVPNISGLSIANPHGIRNSMAGPFIGSNLIGSVNPRADIRHQNAFKTQGTRYDCESSTSPQKSVERGGHEQRSSANSTLPHWLKEVLTVPQRRSSLPLPSGVSSLNPGSIINYDERVTAFQSAVETALPKDPRGRGILKRKSKASSNHANRVKVLDNSVSVDDTLLQKRLSSLPNLGLTPLKPASANTGSGPSHVLDLNNKSPDPTGPSNLVVIDSDVSSEETISDDQSSRW, encoded by the exons ATGATGAGCGGCAAGGTGCTCCTAACTTACAAGCGGAAGCGCTTTTCAGCCAATGCAAATCCTGCTAATGTTGTCAAAGCTGATTCGTCCGTCAAGACTGTGGGGGAG CATTGCTTTCGGTGTGATTCTGTTGACATAAATGAGAATCTGCTGGTGTGCCATAGCTGCTCTGGGAGCTATCATCTTCGATGCATTGACTCCTCTTTGAAG AATGTATCTGAAGATAGGTGGCTATGCCCTCCTTGTATTGAAAGATGCGATTCCGAGATATCTATACAACACCAATCTTATCAGACTGGCAAAACAACAGAAAACAGAAGTATTGGGGAATCTGAGACAGGTGCAATCAAACTGCATACCCAAAAAGTGCTTTCGAGTTCAGGACCATCTGAAATCAGCTCTAGGAATGGAAGCCCCTCCCCAGTAGACCCATCTATGGAGAACATAGTCAATCGGGCATCCGCAAATGACTTGGGTATAGAATCTGGTTCTGCATGCCGAGTTGGTGAAGAGACTTTGAGATCTCAGTCAACAAATTTGGAGACTGTAGGAAGATCAAGTTCCTTGCATTTGAAAACTTGGACCGAAAGGAATACTAGTTCCAGATTCTCAGAGGACTGTGCCTCCATGGTAGTCAGTTCAGATAAAAGAAGTGGAAAAATATTGAATGATGAGTATCCAAAAGGGAACACTAAGAATTTCTTAATTACATTTCGTAGAAGAGTGAAAAAGAAACGGGATGTAGTCAGTTCATCAACCACAAGGAATTCAAGTGCTGAAGACAAGCAGAGTTCAATGGTGACTTCTAGGAGCCATGAATTAGGAAATAATTGTAGATGTTCAGATTCAACTTTCTTGTTGGAAGCAGATGGGCCTAGCCGACTGCATGCTCTTCAAGAGGAT ATGCATGACGTCAATAAAGATGCCGGGCTAGGGCCTAAGCTTTCTGGACAAGg TAGCACTGCAGACAAATGCGAAGAACCATGTCAACCAAAACCAGACGTTGCTCCTCAGGGTACAACTTCTTTACAATATTCAGAACGTGTTCTTCAGTGTCAATCTGATAAATGCACGGGGATGCCTACAAGTGATTTAAGCAAAGACCCTACACACAAAAGCAAGCAATCAGAGATGGCCAAAACTGGGACATCCATACGAGGGGAAGAGGGAAATGAATTATTTACAAAGGAGAGAGGTCATGTAGGAGGGGCGGAGCTGTTGGTTGTCCCAGTGGTTTCAACTCATCTTACGAGCTCAAACCCAACTAGACCACTTGTGGATGCTATGGCTGAGAACTTTCTGGAGTCACAAAGACCATCAGCTCAAAATTGTGCTCTAGGTAGGATGGATGAGGAAACTGATGGTCGAGCCAAAGGATTGCAGTGGATGGAAACGCTTGATAAATCACATCAGGAGACCACAAAAGAAACAAAGTCATCCATTCTTATTAATAAAAACAGTACCAATTGCACAATAGCATCAAGTGGAAGGGCTTCCACAGCTTACCCAGTTAATTCATCTACAAAGATTCAG GATGTATCCAGAGAATGCATTGATCGGGCATCCCGATTACAGGAACGACTCTTGGTGACAAAGTCAAATAACTCTATTTATGAAAAACAACAGCGTGAGAGGGCATCACACAACTCTATGTATACTGATTTTGCAGATCAGTCTCTTATATTGAATTCTGAAGTGCTTAGTGTTTCCATGAATGATATCCGAGGTATGCCATtgccattagatttgaatttcaaGGACACTGTTGAGGGATACAATAGGCAACACAGATGGGACAGCATGGGTGAGAATGCATCTGTATCCAGACAAAAGCAGGTGTGTGAGAATGATATGAATGGCTCACGGATGCCAAAAGAAAGCTCTTTGCTGGACAACTTTAAGAGGTTCTCAGATGAATGGTCAGAAGAAGAATTAGATGTTCTTTGGATTGGCGTGAGAAGACACGGATtaaacaattggaatgatatCTTAAGGGATCCAAAATTATGTTTCTTAAAATCGAGGGTTGCAGAAGACTTGGCCTTGCAGTGGGATAAAGAACAAATTAAGCTTCTTAATGGTACACTTTATCATCCAGAAAGACCTTCAGTATTAGATCTTTCAAGGCCTCTTGGAACAGATGACACATGCTGGAGAAAAGCAACAGGTAGGAATTTGTATTGTGAGAAAGTTgtttcatcatatttggaatttcCGACACAGAGAACAGAAACTAAACTTTCTCTTGGAGATGTATATGTTCAGAGTGAGAAAAACATCAAGAAAAATGTAGTACCCAATATATCAGGTTTATCCATAGCTAATCCTCACGGAATTAGAAATTCAATGGCAGGTCCTTTCATAGGCAGTAACCTCATAGGTTCTGTTAACCCAAGGGCAGACATCAGACATCAGAATGCTTTCAAAACACAAGGCACCAGGTACGACTGCGAATCATCTACTTCACCTCAAAAATCAGTTGAAAGAGGAGGACATGAGCAAAGATCTTCTGCAAATAGTACTCTCCCTCATTGGCTCAAAGAAGTGTTGACTGTGCCTCAAAGGCGAAGTAGTTTGCCATTGCCTTCTGGAGTTTCAAGCTTGAATCCTGGAAGCATTATTAATTATGATGAGCGAGTTACTGCTTTTCAGAGTGCCGTGGAAACTGCTCTGCCTAAAGATCCCCGTGGACGGGGAATATTGAAGAGGAAGAGCAAGGCCTCTAGTAATCATGCCAACAGGGTAAAGGTGTTGGATAACTCAGTATCGGTGGATGATACCTTGTTGCAGAAAAGATTATCCTCACTACCAAATCTAGGATTGACCCCACTGAAACCAGCATCTGCTAATACTGGTTCTGGACCAAGTCATGTCTTGGATCTAAACAACAAAAGTCCTGATCCCACTGGACCGAGTAACTTGGTGGTTATCGACAGCGATGTATCTTCCGAGGAAACCATATCAGATGATCAGAGCAGTAGGTGGTAA
- the LOC135633140 gene encoding probable voltage-gated potassium channel subunit beta, with the protein MQYNNLGRSGLKVSQLSYGAWVTFGNQIDVKEAKSLLQCCRDNGVNFFDNAEVYANGRAEEIMGQAIRELGWRRSDLVISTKIFWGGPGPNDKGLSRKHLVEGTRASLRRLDMDYVDVLFCHRPDAATPIEETVRAMNHIIDRGWAFYWGTSEWSAQQITEAWAVAHRLDLVGPIVEQPEYNLLSRHKVEVEFLPLYSTYGLGLTTWSPLASGVLTGKYNKGNIPPDSRFALDNYKNLASRSLVDDTLRKVNGLKPIADELGVPLSQLAIAWCASNPHVSTVITGATKENQIVENIQALEVIPKLTPDVIEKIEAAVQSKPKRPESYR; encoded by the exons ATGCAGTACAATAACTTGGGGCGGTCGGGGCTGAAGGTGAGCCAGCTCTCCTACGGGGCGTGGGTGACGTTCGGGAACCAGATCGATGTCAAGGAGGCGAAGTCGCTGCTGCAGTGCTGCCGTGACAACGGCGTCAACTTCTTCGACAACGCCGAGGTCTACGCcaatggccgcgccgaggagatcATGGGCCAGGCCATCCGCGAGCTCGGCTGGCGCCGCTCTGATCTCGTCATCTCCACTAAGATCTTCTGGGGCGGCCCTGGGCCCAACGACAAGGGCCTCTCCCGCAAGCACCTCGTCGAGGGCACCCGCGCCTCCCTTCGCCGCCTCGACATGGACTACGTCGACGTCCTCTTCTGCCACCGCCCCGACGCCGCCACACCCATCGAGGAGACCGTCCGCGCCATGAACCACATCATCGACAGGGGCTGGGCCTTCTACTGGGGCACCTCCGAGTGGTCCGCCCAGCAGATCACCGAGGCCTGGGCCGTCGCTCACCGCCTCGACCTCGTCGGTCCCATCGTCGAGCAGCCCGAGTACAACCTCCTGTCGCGCCACAAG GTTGAAGTGGAGTTCCTTCCTCTGTACAGCACTTATGGCCTGGGTCTTACCACATGGAGTCCGTTAGCATCAGGAGTTTTGACTGGGAAATACAACAAAGGAAATATACCACCTGATAGTCGGTTTGCACTGGATAATTACAAG AATCTTGCAAGCAGATCACTGGTTGATGACACGCTAAGGAAAGTTAATGGACTGAAACCAATTGCAGATGAACTAGGTGTTCCTTTATCTCAACTTGCAATTGCTTGGTGTGCATCAAATCCACATGTTTCAACAGTAATTACTGGGGCCACGAAGGAGAATCAG ATCGTCGAGAACATACAGGCTCTTGAGGTCATTCCCAAGCTGACGCCCGATGTAATCGAGAAGATAGAGGCAGCTGTTCAAAGCAAACCCAAGCGTCCGGAATCATACCGGTGA